A portion of the Bacteroides faecium genome contains these proteins:
- a CDS encoding putative porin, with translation MRRILLLYILLSVIGLTTVHAQFDNGRQRVDENGYDQYGNQVDPAMIPDKLDSANVEVQGLPPTLYMWRIKNQLGDRTIIPADTAYHHFQNTNLTDGLTGHYNYLGNMGSPRMSRIFFDRRDPEPTIFMEPFSSFFIRPTEFNFTNSNVPFTNLTYHKAGNKVNGEERFKSYFSVNVNKKLAFGFNIDYLYGRGYYNNQNTAYFNAAFFGSYIGDKYQMQAIYSNNYLKTNENGGITDDRYITAPEEMAEGQREYESTNIPTKLNATTNRNHDFYVFLTQRYNLGFKRDIVQAENDTTPAKQEFIPVTSFIHTIQVERARHTFNSNDDMREKNYYQNTYLDPDNPIAHDSTTYVGIKNTVGIALLEGFNKYAKAGLTAFASYKISKYTLMNMNGSPSPDKYNENEIFVGGELSKREGNVLHYHAIGEVGLAGKAIGQFNVKGDIDLNFPLWKDTVSLIARGEVSNKLAPFYMRHYHSKHFLWDNDMDKEFRTRIEGELSIARWRTRLKAGVENIKNYTYFNQQATPEQKSGSLQVLSASLSQDFKLGIFHLDNEVTWQKSSDQTVLPLPDLSLYHNFYMQFKLAKKVLSVQLGADVRYFTKYNAPAYMPAIQNFHLQPANDQVEIGGYPIVNVYANLHLKRTRFYVMMYHVNQGMSRPNYFLSPHYPINPRVLKFGLSWNFYD, from the coding sequence ATGAGACGAATCTTACTATTATATATACTGCTTTCCGTTATAGGTTTGACAACTGTCCATGCGCAGTTCGATAATGGTCGACAAAGAGTGGACGAAAACGGATACGACCAATATGGTAATCAGGTAGACCCTGCTATGATTCCGGACAAACTGGATAGTGCAAACGTTGAAGTACAGGGACTTCCGCCTACATTATATATGTGGCGTATCAAAAATCAATTGGGTGACCGGACTATCATTCCGGCGGATACAGCCTACCATCACTTTCAAAACACGAACCTTACAGACGGGCTGACCGGACATTATAATTATTTGGGCAATATGGGTTCTCCCCGTATGTCCCGTATCTTCTTTGACCGCCGCGACCCAGAACCGACCATTTTCATGGAGCCTTTCTCCAGTTTCTTTATCCGTCCAACGGAATTCAACTTTACAAACAGTAATGTACCTTTCACTAATCTGACCTATCACAAAGCGGGTAATAAGGTGAACGGTGAAGAACGTTTCAAATCATACTTCTCTGTCAATGTCAACAAAAAACTGGCTTTCGGTTTTAATATAGACTACCTGTACGGACGGGGATATTACAATAATCAGAATACGGCATACTTCAATGCTGCCTTTTTTGGTAGTTACATTGGTGATAAATATCAGATGCAAGCCATATACAGCAACAACTACCTGAAGACAAACGAAAACGGCGGTATTACTGATGACAGATATATCACAGCTCCCGAAGAAATGGCGGAAGGGCAAAGGGAATATGAATCAACCAATATCCCGACCAAACTAAACGCAACAACCAATCGTAATCACGATTTTTATGTATTCCTGACCCAACGCTACAATTTGGGATTCAAACGTGATATTGTACAGGCTGAAAATGACACCACTCCTGCTAAACAGGAATTCATACCGGTCACCAGCTTCATACACACGATTCAAGTAGAGCGTGCACGGCATACCTTCAACTCTAATGACGATATGCGGGAGAAAAACTATTATCAGAATACTTATCTTGACCCCGACAATCCGATTGCCCACGACAGTACCACCTATGTAGGAATCAAGAATACCGTCGGTATCGCTTTGCTCGAAGGATTCAACAAATATGCCAAAGCCGGTCTGACCGCATTTGCTTCCTATAAAATCAGCAAGTACACACTGATGAATATGAATGGCAGCCCGTCTCCCGATAAATATAATGAGAACGAAATATTTGTGGGCGGTGAACTTTCCAAACGCGAAGGAAATGTGCTTCATTATCATGCTATCGGTGAAGTGGGGCTGGCAGGAAAAGCCATCGGGCAGTTCAACGTGAAAGGGGATATTGACCTTAACTTCCCTTTGTGGAAAGATACGGTAAGTCTCATAGCCCGTGGTGAAGTCAGCAATAAACTTGCCCCTTTCTATATGCGTCATTATCATTCCAAACATTTCTTGTGGGACAATGACATGGATAAAGAATTCCGTACCCGCATCGAAGGGGAACTGAGCATTGCCCGTTGGAGAACACGGCTGAAAGCAGGAGTTGAAAACATCAAGAACTATACTTACTTCAACCAACAGGCAACGCCCGAACAGAAAAGCGGAAGCCTGCAAGTATTATCGGCAAGCCTCAGCCAAGACTTCAAGCTCGGAATATTCCATCTGGACAATGAAGTAACCTGGCAGAAGTCCAGTGACCAGACGGTGCTTCCCTTGCCCGACCTCTCACTGTATCACAACTTCTACATGCAATTCAAACTGGCGAAGAAAGTACTTAGCGTGCAGTTGGGTGCCGATGTACGATACTTCACCAAATATAATGCCCCTGCGTATATGCCTGCCATTCAGAACTTCCACCTGCAACCGGCAAACGACCAGGTAGAGATTGGCGGTTATCCGATTGTGAATGTTTACGCGAACCTGCATTTAAAGCGTACACGTTTCTATGTGATGATGTACCACGTGAACCAGGGTATGAGCAGACCGAATTACTTCCTGTCTCCCCACTACCCTATCAACCCGCGTGTACTGAAATTCGGTCTTTCGTGGAATTTCTATGATTAA
- a CDS encoding hybrid sensor histidine kinase/response regulator transcription factor: MIKNNLITLFTKRKQQYTFYLFIFISLLSFGNSHSYAEENRAFNFSTINLNNGLSQLSVLDICQDAKGYIWFATRNGLNKYDGATFTVYKHSNQDANSLTDNHITKLLPDDIHGGLWIGTNNGLNYLNQKTNLITNYQIADYPSLPSNSILSLCLNKSGELWIGTRLGLCRWMPDSNTFKLITFDGQLEREPITSLYMDKEERLYIGTHNKGLLICDKNLNILQKLNKESTPSLSDNAISCIFEDSHHQIWIGTDMKGLNKWNPNQQTISTFLEHNSGLTDNYIRCIQEQSQRLIIGTFDGLSVLDLKDDAITKYNTFEANRNNLSHFSVRSLCVDRAGTLWVGTYSGGVNYYNPLNNRFVFYHPLGNSEQKLYNIFGPMVYSANSLWIATEGGGLLQFNPVTKEYANYLLEERPVGMHNKNIIKSLMMEGENIWCGTNNGGLYCFHIPTKRFSLIHQFNEKNLGIYTIYRDAKGDIWLGTTSRQGLVKITKDKKVTRKFPVGEKEEEISFSSIRAFLPLRENVYLIGTRSFGLYEYDVEKRTLIQYSTEEKDPSRKLENNYITSILRKKNGEIWVSTFGAGIYQYQEGKGIVRHIGTEEGLTNEEVYTLVEYNQNIWASIDNGIAEINTKTGQVYAYDCFAGLETLEFTPQGGICLPNGEVYFSGSNGFLSFTPRSLIKNNMMPPVVLTQLTVNNKVIQPGDKSRLLEANPDDATTVTLAYNQNNFSIAYCALNYILHEQNQYAYKLLGHDEDWNYVGTRKEAFYTNIAPGKYTFHVIASNNDGVWNSQGKTLEIVILSPWWKTTWAYIIYALLFIGITYTIGYYMYSKHKLELNLRMRQMEKQRMEEFHQTKIRLFTNFSHELRTPLTLIISPIDELVRQAEVPLFIKTKLDLVLKNARRLLLIVNQLMDLQKNQSGSLTLRLTHSDLNAFLLEIYYTFKQIAESKQITFQYEAPEGEISAYFDQSLLEKAVFNLLSNAFKFTSPGETISLRLTAVPNKEVLQQEFSTAISGDPAFTIPADSDKHFIIQVADTGKGIPEAARAHIFDPFYQVSTPQAANDNVNGTGIGLSLTQSVVHLHHGAICVDSNRPKGSIFTIVLPDNEHSQPVEESVKNNLSEDEREEQAVVGQVLESKEELPFLEGKTILLVEDNEDIRSYVKEHLERHYRVLEADNGAEAFNIVLKEFPDLVVTDIMMPGVDGLELCSMIKNDLQTGHIPVILLTARTMVMHVKEGFLSGADDYVVKPFNVDVLLVRIYNLLVQREKLKSMYGKNFSLQSMGIEASSADDKFMQKLFEIIQNHLANPDLKVDMICDEMGFSRSNFYRKLKAVTDLSLNDLIRHKRLEVAVQLLKEADMNVTEVSIATGFSTLAYFTKCFKSAYGVSPTEYIKGQLEE, from the coding sequence ATGATAAAAAATAACCTTATCACCCTATTTACCAAAAGAAAACAACAATATACTTTTTACCTATTTATCTTCATCTCTCTATTGTCTTTTGGTAACTCCCATTCATACGCGGAAGAAAACCGGGCATTCAACTTTTCAACAATTAATCTGAATAACGGATTATCCCAGTTATCGGTACTTGACATCTGCCAGGATGCCAAAGGATATATATGGTTTGCCACCCGCAACGGACTGAATAAATATGACGGAGCCACTTTTACCGTCTATAAACACAGTAACCAGGACGCCAATTCCCTAACGGACAATCACATCACCAAATTACTGCCGGACGATATTCATGGCGGTCTTTGGATTGGTACCAACAACGGACTGAATTATCTGAATCAAAAGACAAACCTTATCACCAACTATCAGATAGCGGACTATCCGTCACTTCCCAGCAATAGCATACTTTCACTCTGCCTGAACAAATCGGGGGAACTATGGATAGGAACCCGCCTGGGACTCTGCCGCTGGATGCCGGACAGCAATACATTCAAACTGATAACCTTTGACGGACAATTGGAGCGGGAACCAATTACCTCTTTATATATGGACAAAGAGGAACGGCTCTACATAGGCACACATAATAAAGGTCTGCTGATATGTGACAAGAACCTGAATATCCTGCAAAAGCTGAATAAAGAGAGTACCCCTTCCCTTTCCGATAATGCCATCAGTTGTATTTTTGAAGATTCACATCATCAGATATGGATAGGTACGGATATGAAAGGGCTGAATAAGTGGAACCCGAACCAACAGACAATCTCCACCTTCCTGGAACACAACAGCGGACTGACCGATAATTATATCCGTTGTATCCAGGAACAAAGCCAACGACTGATTATCGGAACATTCGACGGTTTGAGTGTACTCGACCTGAAGGATGACGCCATCACCAAATACAATACGTTCGAGGCAAACCGCAATAACCTAAGCCATTTCTCAGTCCGCAGCCTGTGTGTAGACCGTGCCGGGACATTATGGGTAGGAACCTATTCCGGCGGAGTCAATTATTACAATCCGCTCAATAACCGTTTTGTATTCTATCATCCTTTAGGAAATAGCGAACAAAAGCTATACAACATTTTCGGCCCGATGGTATATAGCGCAAACTCCCTTTGGATAGCGACAGAAGGCGGCGGGTTACTGCAATTCAATCCGGTCACCAAAGAATACGCCAATTATTTGTTGGAAGAACGTCCTGTCGGGATGCACAACAAGAACATTATCAAATCCCTGATGATGGAAGGAGAAAACATTTGGTGTGGCACGAATAACGGTGGACTGTATTGTTTCCACATTCCTACGAAACGCTTTTCGCTTATCCACCAGTTCAATGAGAAGAACTTAGGTATTTATACAATTTATCGCGATGCCAAAGGAGATATTTGGTTAGGGACTACTTCCCGCCAGGGACTCGTTAAAATCACCAAAGATAAGAAAGTAACCCGCAAGTTCCCTGTTGGAGAAAAAGAAGAAGAAATCAGCTTTTCCAGCATCCGGGCATTTCTGCCGCTTCGCGAGAATGTATATCTGATTGGGACACGCTCATTCGGACTTTACGAATATGATGTAGAAAAAAGAACACTGATACAGTATTCAACAGAAGAGAAAGATCCGTCCCGTAAACTGGAAAACAATTACATCACCAGTATTCTGAGAAAAAAGAACGGTGAGATATGGGTAAGCACTTTTGGTGCAGGGATTTATCAGTATCAGGAAGGGAAAGGAATCGTCCGCCATATCGGTACGGAAGAAGGACTAACCAATGAAGAAGTATATACCCTGGTGGAATATAATCAGAATATATGGGCCAGTATAGATAACGGCATTGCCGAAATAAATACCAAAACGGGACAGGTATATGCCTACGACTGTTTCGCCGGACTCGAAACACTGGAGTTCACACCACAGGGCGGTATCTGCCTGCCTAATGGGGAAGTCTATTTCAGCGGCAGCAACGGATTTCTGTCCTTCACTCCCCGCTCATTGATAAAGAACAATATGATGCCGCCGGTAGTACTTACCCAGTTGACGGTCAACAACAAAGTGATACAACCGGGCGACAAGAGCCGCTTGCTGGAAGCCAATCCCGACGATGCGACAACAGTTACCCTCGCCTACAATCAGAATAATTTCTCTATTGCATACTGCGCCCTGAACTATATTCTGCACGAACAGAACCAGTATGCTTATAAATTACTCGGTCATGATGAAGACTGGAACTATGTAGGAACCCGTAAAGAAGCTTTCTACACCAATATTGCCCCCGGCAAATATACATTCCACGTGATTGCTTCCAACAATGACGGCGTATGGAACTCCCAAGGGAAAACATTGGAAATAGTTATCCTTTCTCCCTGGTGGAAAACAACTTGGGCGTATATTATTTATGCATTGTTGTTTATAGGAATCACCTACACCATCGGATATTATATGTACAGCAAACACAAGTTGGAACTGAACCTGCGGATGCGACAGATGGAAAAGCAACGGATGGAAGAATTTCATCAAACCAAAATCCGGCTTTTCACCAACTTCTCGCATGAACTGCGCACGCCATTGACTCTTATTATCAGTCCTATTGACGAACTGGTGCGTCAGGCAGAAGTTCCCCTTTTTATCAAAACTAAACTAGACTTAGTTTTGAAGAATGCCCGCCGTCTGCTGTTAATCGTCAATCAATTAATGGATTTGCAAAAGAACCAAAGCGGCAGTCTCACGTTGCGATTAACCCATTCGGATTTGAATGCCTTCCTTCTTGAAATCTATTATACCTTCAAGCAGATAGCGGAAAGCAAACAGATTACTTTCCAATACGAAGCTCCCGAAGGGGAAATCTCTGCTTATTTCGACCAAAGCCTGTTGGAAAAGGCCGTATTCAATCTGCTCTCAAATGCTTTCAAGTTCACTTCTCCGGGAGAAACGATTTCTTTAAGGCTGACGGCTGTTCCCAATAAAGAAGTACTCCAACAGGAGTTCAGCACAGCAATATCGGGCGACCCGGCTTTCACCATTCCCGCGGATTCGGATAAACATTTCATCATCCAGGTGGCAGACACCGGAAAAGGAATCCCCGAAGCTGCCCGCGCGCATATTTTCGACCCGTTCTATCAAGTCAGCACTCCGCAGGCAGCCAATGACAACGTGAACGGAACCGGTATCGGGTTGAGCCTGACACAATCCGTCGTGCACTTACACCATGGGGCTATCTGTGTAGATTCCAACCGACCGAAAGGAAGTATCTTCACCATTGTGCTGCCGGACAACGAACATTCGCAACCGGTGGAAGAAAGTGTGAAGAACAATCTATCCGAGGACGAACGGGAAGAACAGGCAGTTGTCGGACAGGTTCTTGAATCCAAAGAAGAACTTCCTTTCCTGGAAGGCAAAACCATTCTGCTGGTGGAAGATAACGAGGACATACGCAGTTATGTGAAAGAACACCTTGAACGCCATTACCGGGTACTCGAGGCAGACAATGGTGCCGAAGCCTTCAATATTGTTCTGAAAGAATTTCCCGATTTAGTCGTGACGGATATTATGATGCCGGGAGTAGACGGGCTGGAACTCTGCTCCATGATAAAGAATGATTTGCAGACGGGACATATTCCGGTGATTCTGCTCACAGCCCGCACGATGGTGATGCACGTCAAAGAAGGTTTCCTTTCGGGCGCTGATGATTATGTAGTGAAACCATTCAATGTAGATGTGCTGCTAGTACGAATCTACAATCTGCTGGTTCAACGGGAGAAACTGAAATCCATGTACGGAAAAAACTTCTCGCTTCAGTCGATGGGCATTGAAGCCAGTTCTGCCGATGATAAATTCATGCAGAAGCTATTCGAGATTATACAGAACCATCTTGCCAATCCGGATTTGAAAGTCGACATGATATGCGATGAGATGGGATTCAGCCGGAGTAACTTCTATCGCAAACTCAAGGCAGTGACAGACTTATCCCTGAACGACCTCATTCGTCACAAACGTCTTGAAGTAGCCGTGCAGTTACTGAAAGAAGCGGACATGAACGTGACGGAAGTTTCAATCGCCACGGGGTTCAGTACCCTTGCCTATTTCACCAAATGCTTCAAGTCAGCCTATGGAGTTTCGCCCACCGAATACATCAAAGGGCAGCTGGAAGAGTAG
- a CDS encoding transporter substrate-binding domain-containing protein, protein METRPKLRLFRYLVPVVIVLAILFSARQCGSKQEKPSGHPRDYAAIAKEGILRVATEYNSISFYVDGDTVSGFHYELIEAFARDKGLKAEITPLMSFEERLKGLAEGRFDVIAFGILATSALKDSLLLTSPIVLNKQVLVQRKENGEDDSLYIHSQLDLAQQTLHVVKGSPSILRIQNLGNEIGDTIYIKEIEKYGPEQLISMVAHGDIDYAVCDESIAQAVADSLPQIDINTAISFTQFYSWAVSKQSPALLDSLNTWLDAFQKEEEYQKIYKKYYDKK, encoded by the coding sequence ATGGAGACACGCCCCAAATTGAGACTGTTCAGATATTTAGTACCTGTCGTTATTGTACTGGCCATCCTCTTTTCTGCCCGCCAATGCGGTAGTAAACAGGAAAAGCCGTCGGGACACCCGCGTGACTACGCCGCCATTGCCAAAGAAGGGATATTGCGTGTAGCAACCGAATACAACTCCATCAGTTTCTATGTAGATGGTGACACCGTTTCCGGTTTCCATTATGAACTGATAGAAGCATTTGCCCGCGACAAAGGACTGAAAGCCGAGATAACACCTCTCATGAGTTTTGAAGAACGGTTGAAAGGGTTGGCGGAAGGACGTTTCGATGTTATCGCTTTCGGTATATTAGCCACCAGCGCACTAAAAGATTCCCTGCTCCTCACCTCTCCCATCGTACTCAACAAGCAAGTGTTGGTACAGCGGAAAGAAAACGGAGAAGACGATTCACTTTATATTCATAGCCAGTTGGACTTAGCGCAACAAACCCTTCATGTAGTGAAAGGCTCTCCTTCCATTCTGCGCATCCAAAACCTGGGAAATGAAATCGGAGACACTATCTATATTAAGGAGATAGAGAAATACGGTCCCGAGCAATTGATTTCGATGGTAGCTCATGGAGACATCGACTACGCCGTTTGTGACGAAAGCATCGCACAAGCGGTTGCAGATTCTTTGCCGCAAATTGATATTAATACGGCAATCAGCTTTACGCAGTTCTACTCATGGGCAGTCAGCAAACAATCACCCGCCTTACTCGATAGTTTGAATACATGGCTGGATGCATTCCAAAAGGAAGAGGAATATCAAAAGATTTACAAGAAATACTATGATAAAAAATAA
- a CDS encoding glycoside hydrolase family 88 protein gives METNMKHYLLALSIGAATLAGCQSPKEPNLVASNFTFAEQQLKYAFPKIDEARANEAQESRDKRIARQWGELTNPRNTEPDGSLRLVPSKDWTSGFFPGELWYVYEYTHDSFWKEKAEKHTEMLEREKKNGTTHDMGFKMYCSYGNGYRLTGNPTYKDILIESARTLITRFKPNVGCIRSWDHHADQWECPVIIDNMLNLELLFWASRETNDSTFYNIAVSHARTTMKNHFRDDFSTYHVVNYDTITGSPICKVTHQGYSDDSAWARGQAWALYGYTLCYRETGLPEFLEQAKHIERYIFTHPNLPEDLIPYWDFNAPEIPNEPRDASAATCIASALYELSTYVPEQKDLYKQEADRILENLTANYRTQQNGDNGFLLLHSTGSKPHDSEIDVPIVYADYYFLEALLRKNKLEKGEKL, from the coding sequence ATGGAAACAAATATGAAACATTATCTTTTAGCCCTTAGTATCGGAGCAGCAACTTTAGCCGGTTGCCAATCTCCCAAAGAGCCAAACCTGGTTGCTTCTAATTTCACTTTTGCTGAACAACAGCTCAAGTACGCGTTCCCTAAAATAGATGAAGCACGCGCGAACGAAGCACAAGAAAGCAGAGACAAAAGAATCGCCAGGCAGTGGGGAGAACTCACCAACCCACGCAACACCGAACCGGACGGTTCTTTACGCCTTGTACCTTCCAAAGACTGGACGAGTGGATTCTTCCCCGGAGAACTTTGGTATGTATATGAATACACGCACGACTCTTTTTGGAAAGAGAAAGCCGAGAAGCACACCGAAATGCTGGAACGTGAAAAGAAGAACGGCACTACACACGACATGGGATTCAAGATGTATTGCAGCTATGGCAACGGTTACCGTCTGACCGGAAACCCTACCTATAAAGATATACTTATCGAATCCGCACGCACGCTGATTACCCGTTTCAAACCGAACGTCGGCTGCATCCGTTCATGGGACCACCACGCCGACCAATGGGAATGTCCCGTTATCATCGACAATATGCTGAACCTGGAATTATTGTTTTGGGCTTCACGCGAAACGAACGATTCCACCTTTTATAATATAGCTGTCAGCCACGCACGTACGACCATGAAGAATCATTTCCGTGACGACTTCAGCACGTATCACGTCGTTAACTACGACACCATCACCGGTAGCCCGATTTGCAAAGTCACCCACCAGGGATATTCCGATGATTCCGCATGGGCACGCGGACAAGCATGGGCGCTCTACGGCTATACCCTATGTTACCGTGAAACCGGACTCCCTGAATTCCTTGAACAAGCGAAGCATATCGAAAGATATATCTTCACCCACCCCAACCTGCCGGAAGACCTGATTCCCTACTGGGATTTCAATGCTCCCGAAATACCCAACGAGCCACGGGACGCATCCGCCGCCACCTGCATCGCTTCCGCACTCTATGAACTAAGCACTTACGTGCCGGAACAGAAAGACCTCTACAAGCAGGAAGCCGACCGGATTTTGGAGAATCTCACCGCCAACTACCGCACGCAACAGAACGGCGACAACGGATTCCTGCTTCTCCATAGCACCGGTTCCAAACCTCACGACAGCGAAATAGACGTCCCTATCGTCTACGCCGACTATTACTTCCTCGAAGCCCTGCTTCGTAAAAACAAACTGGAAAAAGGAGAAAAACTTTAA
- a CDS encoding glycoside hydrolase family 2 protein, whose protein sequence is MKRPIIYILTALITLALPASARIPASQRIRLTNQWEYLKGDLGSIWEAVRAAAPGSSEAVPIWQPVTLPHCFNAEDAVDPDVNYYQGPGWYRTLLDIQNPAANGRTILEFEGAGQKTEVYIYTQKVGSHTGGYDEWSVDITDAVQQALSNPDCRKRFNGKVPLSIRCDNSRDTEMIPSDLSDFNVYGGLYRYVNLIYQPALSFSSFKLETPVQKDLKNAALKVQANFYNPNDTRQATVHFTLKDPNGKKVTEQTATDILPLGEVQLFDIAIKNPMLWSPEQPQLYTCEFTLKTTEGEQTVTEQIGFRHFEFVDYGPFKLNGKRLLLKGTHRHEDHAGVAAAMTEEQMVTEIKMMKEMGINFIRLGHYQQSDIILRLCDELGILVWEEIPWCRGGLGGETYKAQARRMLTNMINQHHNHPSVILWGLGNENDWPNDFPTFEQSQIRAFMKELNDLAHRLDPSRVTSIRRCDFCKDIVDVYSPSIWAGWYRGQFTDYKSTSEKEMKRVKHFLHVEWGGDSHARRHAEDPFKSLGGIPVGAGADERAGDFSLVGGDARASRDGDWSESYIVKLVDWHLKEQETMSWLTGTAYWPFKDFSTPLRPENPVPYVNQKGVIERDFTRKEVFYVFQSYWTEKPMIHIYGHTWPTRWGTENEPKEILVYSNCPAVELFVNGVSQGVKQRNSQDFPAAGLHWKSVLREGENHLKAVAVKSKEAVSDEITVAYQTAQWGEPKQLKIASYPEGNNIIRVEAQLTDEKGIPCLDAANLISFEIAGDGKLLQNLGTSTGSRKVQTYNGKAMIRAQVTDACYVSVQSDGIKTVLYSIK, encoded by the coding sequence ATGAAAAGACCCATTATCTATATACTGACAGCCCTTATAACACTCGCCCTTCCGGCAAGTGCCAGGATTCCGGCCAGCCAAAGAATCCGCCTGACCAACCAATGGGAATACCTCAAAGGTGACCTCGGAAGCATATGGGAAGCTGTACGCGCAGCAGCCCCCGGCTCTTCGGAAGCCGTCCCCATCTGGCAGCCGGTCACCCTTCCCCACTGCTTCAATGCGGAAGATGCCGTAGACCCGGATGTCAACTATTACCAGGGGCCCGGATGGTATCGTACCTTGCTCGATATTCAGAATCCGGCAGCCAACGGCCGCACAATTCTCGAATTTGAAGGAGCCGGACAGAAAACGGAAGTATATATCTATACACAGAAAGTCGGCAGCCACACAGGTGGTTACGACGAATGGAGCGTTGACATTACAGATGCCGTCCAACAAGCATTATCCAACCCCGACTGCCGGAAACGTTTCAACGGCAAAGTTCCTTTGTCCATCCGTTGCGACAATTCGAGAGATACGGAGATGATTCCCTCGGACTTATCGGACTTCAACGTTTACGGCGGACTCTACCGATACGTCAACCTGATTTATCAGCCTGCCCTTTCTTTCAGCAGCTTCAAACTGGAGACTCCGGTACAGAAAGACCTGAAGAACGCAGCCCTGAAAGTGCAGGCCAACTTCTACAACCCGAACGACACCCGCCAGGCCACAGTGCACTTCACACTGAAAGACCCGAACGGTAAGAAAGTAACCGAACAGACAGCCACGGATATTCTTCCCCTGGGAGAAGTGCAACTATTCGACATCGCCATCAAGAATCCGATGCTTTGGAGTCCTGAACAGCCTCAGCTTTATACCTGCGAGTTCACCCTCAAAACTACTGAAGGCGAACAGACCGTAACAGAACAAATCGGCTTCCGTCATTTTGAGTTTGTAGACTACGGACCTTTCAAGCTGAACGGCAAACGCCTGTTACTGAAAGGCACTCACCGCCACGAAGACCATGCCGGCGTAGCCGCTGCCATGACCGAAGAACAGATGGTGACAGAAATAAAGATGATGAAAGAAATGGGCATCAACTTCATCCGCCTGGGGCATTACCAACAATCGGATATCATTCTCCGTTTGTGTGACGAACTGGGTATTCTCGTTTGGGAAGAAATCCCCTGGTGCCGCGGTGGACTGGGTGGCGAAACCTACAAAGCACAAGCCCGCCGGATGCTTACCAACATGATTAACCAGCACCACAACCATCCTTCCGTGATTCTTTGGGGACTGGGTAATGAGAATGACTGGCCGAATGACTTCCCGACTTTCGAGCAATCACAGATACGCGCCTTTATGAAAGAACTGAACGACCTGGCACACCGCCTCGACCCGTCACGCGTTACTTCCATCCGCCGGTGCGACTTCTGCAAAGATATTGTCGATGTATATTCCCCTTCCATTTGGGCGGGCTGGTATCGCGGTCAATTCACCGACTATAAATCCACCTCTGAAAAGGAGATGAAGCGTGTGAAACACTTCCTGCACGTAGAATGGGGCGGCGACTCCCACGCAAGACGCCATGCTGAAGACCCGTTCAAATCCCTGGGTGGTATTCCTGTCGGAGCCGGTGCCGATGAACGGGCGGGCGATTTTTCTCTCGTCGGTGGTGATGCCCGTGCATCAAGAGACGGAGACTGGTCGGAATCCTACATCGTGAAACTGGTAGACTGGCACCTGAAAGAGCAAGAAACCATGTCCTGGCTGACAGGCACGGCATACTGGCCTTTCAAAGACTTCTCCACTCCCCTGCGCCCGGAGAACCCGGTTCCTTATGTAAACCAAAAGGGAGTCATCGAACGGGACTTCACCAGGAAGGAAGTATTCTATGTCTTCCAGTCTTATTGGACAGAGAAACCGATGATACACATCTACGGTCACACATGGCCGACACGCTGGGGAACGGAGAACGAACCCAAAGAAATACTGGTTTACTCCAACTGCCCGGCAGTAGAACTGTTTGTCAACGGTGTGAGCCAGGGCGTCAAGCAACGGAACAGCCAGGATTTCCCGGCAGCCGGACTTCATTGGAAAAGCGTATTGCGCGAAGGAGAGAATCACTTGAAAGCAGTAGCCGTAAAAAGCAAGGAAGCCGTTTCCGATGAAATCACCGTTGCTTATCAAACCGCACAATGGGGAGAACCGAAACAGTTGAAAATAGCGAGTTACCCCGAAGGAAACAATATCATTCGTGTGGAAGCACAGTTGACAGATGAAAAAGGCATTCCTTGCCTGGATGCAGCCAACCTCATTTCATTTGAAATTGCCGGAGACGGAAAGCTTCTCCAAAACCTGGGAACTTCGACCGGCTCGCGCAAGGTACAAACCTACAACGGAAAAGCAATGATACGCGCCCAAGTAACCGACGCTTGCTACGTTTCCGTTCAATCGGACGGAATAAAGACCGTTTTATACTCAATCAAATGA